Within Cydia fagiglandana chromosome 10, ilCydFagi1.1, whole genome shotgun sequence, the genomic segment TGAGATTTGTTTTGTATTTACGAACAGAATTAACAAATCTTGAAACAACGGAACAAGTCATATTTCAAATAACTAAGAGAACTTTATCTGGGTGTCCCAAATACTGACACGAAGGAATATGCCGTGGCCCGGACGCCAGGCAATCGCGATTATTTaagcgaaattgaactttatggaGTCTCGCGTAAGTCCTCATTGCATTGGCAAAGCCGTCGTTGGCGTACTTGGCAAGACTTTCCGATGACGGCCAACTTCAGACCTTTAAATTTAACATGGATATTAAAGATGTAAAAGCTGAATGTCAGTATTTGGTCCACCTATAAAGTGTATGATTAAAAAATTAGGGTAACTTAATGCTATAGTATAAGGCACTGGTACTGACCATCTACCACTCTGGGGAACTGTCACCTAAATGTTTCATATCATCATTGATGACAATGGTTTTCGTGTTGTTTACTTTGTTATCATCCACATCAAAACTTATCAGGTCTTCAATGTGGTTGTTTGATTTCTGAAAGCAAAATACAGTATTACAatataattttaacatttaattGATTTGGATTGATGAATGGAAACAAAGATGGGGGAAAATGTGACTTTCCATCAGATggtccttattgcacttgaagcattctgagcaaaaaatattaaacaagaagttacataaaataaatgtttagttaatatttaaaaattttacTGCAAGGTTAACAGGCATTTTAAATATGAACTTGGCTTACCAGAAAAATGTTTTAATCATACTTACACTTGTTGATGGCTGTGTGCTTGTCTTTGAAGCTGCTGCATAACTTAACTTGGGCTGTTTCACTGAACTTGATATTAGTATTGGGCTGGAACTTCTCTCAGCCTCATTGCTAGAGGGAGGAGGGTTGTCACACTCAATCAGGTTGTTACTATGGAGCAGAACATTTGGGACGCTCAAAATGTCCACCCGTGAAGGTGTAGCCAATGCTTGCACGCACGCTTCAGCCATCTCTGTCTCTCTGTTCATGAACTTCTCCTCTAAACTTTTATTATAGCTCACTTGCAGGTCTTCACATTGTTTGTCAGAGAGAATAGCATTCATTTGTTTAATTTCAGCTTCTAGCTCTCTGATTGTGCATTCATTCTTAGCTGCTAATCGAGCTTCCTTAAGGAGCCGGATGTCTACTGCCTCCTGTATCCTCAGAATTGCTTCTGTTGTGCTGTTACTCTGCACATTGCTGTCCTTTactattttattgaaaatgctATGCGGTGACAACCTGTGGGGCTTCTTGTAGCCCGTCAACCTCTCCCCCAGATTTGCTGTCACATCCTCGATGTATTCATAAATGTCAAAGCAATTGATTTTACCAAATCTGTAAGTAAATGTGTGTGTTGATGCAGAAGATGAAGTTTTGCTAGATAATATGCAGGTGGCAAAGTTTTTTCTTCCATGATgcttttcaaaatacttttgcaGTCCCTTGGATATTAGTCTATCTCTAAACGTAGGTTTAACCGAACTATTCTTTCGGTATTTGTACCAACCAACAATTTCATTTGCAGTATTTGAAAGTAAGTTTGATAGTACATCCTCCTTTATTCTACCGGTTGGTAGGTAAAACAAGGACACCGAGGGTAAAGGCAGGACAGTTCTTATGACTATTTGAGTGTCCAACCGGGCGTTATCGCTTTGTGAGTCAGATATGTGATTAGTTATTTCAGAAGTCACGTCCCCAATCAGAAATCCTTCCTGCAAACAAAATATGCAGAAGGTAAAACACTTTTCTAAATGAAACGTATAATTTGACTACAGTGTACTTTCAAAAAGCTGTAGTTAAAGTTACCTGGCAATTTACTGAATTTACACATTCGTATAACAAAAAGGATAATGCAGTGCCGCTCAGTGACACTTTTTCGGTATATGCCATGTTGAGCAATAACTCATTAATTATATGGCAATTGAGCAGGTCAAGTTCTATGCAACCAATGTTGAAGAAATaagttatttatatatttggtgaTTTATTTTTCTACTTTATTAAAAATGACGCGAAAAGtgaaaaatgtgacgtttttggttgacaaATTTATTTGACATCTCACTTTTTTAAACATTGCACAGACTGTGTAGCCATACTTGTTAAGGCTTCTCCAGACGTTGCGACAAGTGACATGCGATTTTAAATAGTCTCATTCAAAgagtaaaataaatatgagATACTGTCTCATTGCAGCATGATTTGATTGATCGATTGAATTCGTTGCTCCTACTTTTGGATTTTACATTTTGGTTGACAGTAAGAGAGCTAGACAACCGTACTAGCtataagtaagagcgagaaagagatatgtAGACCGGATAAAGATCGCGGTTAGTATACCAATGGCCCGTCCGTTACAGCTAAAATACACAGTCTATGGTCGGACATTGACAGTCGCCGTTTTTAGTCTGTTCTGTCTTGAGTCTTCACTCTTCTGTCAGTTCAGTTTAATGCACAGTAGAATATTACTGAAACTGAAGAGAttgcgtatttatttaaatcgttattcaagttaattataataatagctttattgaaataatttgaaCAGATTTTTATGGAGATGAAAAAAGGTTTTAAATAGGTATGTCATGTTTCTTTTATTTGTCAGTGCGTCAGCATCGAAAAGCTaaaattagtatttatttttgaaCTACATTGCATAAACATACAGAGATTACTATCTAGTAATATCTGGTTAAACTGTATGAGTACATAAGTAAGATAATAGCAGGAAACTTATTTATCTAACTGATTATTTTGCAAACAAAAAAGTACAAGTAATCAGGCCgcatatttttgtttgttttttttaaaggtaCAAAGCGCTAAACTGTATGTTTAGACTTACGAAAATAGTGGTTCTGCCAAAGAAATATCCAAGATTTTTATACTCGCATTTTACTCTGAAGTATAAGTTTCGCCTTAACCGACTTTCAACCATGGATGAATGTAAAGCTAAAGAATGCTTGACCCCTTCAGACAAGCACATGTCGAAAAAGTACTACAGGCGTGCAGAACACAGGTAAGTTTTTCTATTTTATTACATACTAAATTACCATTAGCACAGTCAGCTGCTAACCAACTTGAGCATAGTATTaactcccttattcataaatgtgCTACATGCCTCAATTagaattagctaataatcgtttgtctttatctgtcattttaacttaagtatttgtaagaaaggggtAAAAGATAATTTAaccaaagttttatgaatatgggTCCACACCCATATTGAATCTAACTAACTTACTTTTTCAACTAGTGGTTCAGCTACTTGGCTTTTAGTgttccatacaaaactttgttcatggaacacttatgggatcactttggtcttgcaaatcagttatttattattaagatCAACCAG encodes:
- the LOC134667892 gene encoding BRCA1-A complex subunit Abraxas 1-like gives rise to the protein MAYTEKVSLSGTALSFLLYECVNSVNCQEGFLIGDVTSEITNHISDSQSDNARLDTQIVIRTVLPLPSVSLFYLPTGRIKEDVLSNLLSNTANEIVGWYKYRKNSSVKPTFRDRLISKGLQKYFEKHHGRKNFATCILSSKTSSSASTHTFTYRFGKINCFDIYEYIEDVTANLGERLTGYKKPHRLSPHSIFNKIVKDSNVQSNSTTEAILRIQEAVDIRLLKEARLAAKNECTIRELEAEIKQMNAILSDKQCEDLQVSYNKSLEEKFMNRETEMAEACVQALATPSRVDILSVPNVLLHSNNLIECDNPPPSSNEAERSSSPILISSSVKQPKLSYAAASKTSTQPSTSKSNNHIEDLISFDVDDNKVNNTKTIVINDDMKHLGDSSPEW